The Chitinophaga flava genome has a segment encoding these proteins:
- a CDS encoding ABC transporter ATP-binding protein, with amino-acid sequence MITLKGISKSFQRKLVLDDIHLTVQPHDICCLLGKNGAGKSTLINIIARLISQDKGEVLIKGQVFDNNKILIKEKIGLVSQFDYLIEQLTGYQYLEFSGLLYKMAPADIKERINSLSLFFFENTTDIHQLIKGYSSGMRMKLNIMAALLHKPDILLLDEPFANLDPVTCHKLAGFLQEFAAAPGKLVLISSHDLLYVDKIATRLCVLHDKKVAFDGDKESFTNGGAKDLDKQLLELINPAGINTASLNWLT; translated from the coding sequence ATGATCACATTAAAAGGTATCTCGAAAAGTTTCCAGCGTAAACTGGTACTGGACGACATCCATCTCACAGTTCAACCCCATGACATCTGTTGTCTGCTAGGCAAAAACGGTGCCGGTAAAAGCACCCTTATCAACATCATTGCCCGCCTTATATCCCAGGACAAAGGCGAAGTATTGATTAAAGGCCAGGTATTTGACAACAACAAAATTCTTATCAAGGAAAAAATCGGCCTCGTCAGTCAGTTCGACTATCTGATAGAGCAGCTCACCGGCTACCAGTACCTGGAATTCAGCGGGCTGCTCTACAAAATGGCTCCCGCCGATATTAAGGAACGCATCAACAGCCTGTCCCTTTTCTTCTTTGAAAACACTACCGACATCCATCAACTTATCAAGGGTTATTCTTCCGGCATGCGCATGAAGCTCAACATCATGGCAGCCCTTCTCCACAAACCTGACATTTTGTTGCTCGATGAACCCTTTGCCAACCTCGACCCCGTGACCTGTCACAAGCTGGCTGGCTTCCTGCAAGAATTTGCGGCCGCTCCCGGCAAACTGGTACTCATCTCCTCTCATGATCTGTTGTATGTGGATAAAATTGCTACCCGTCTCTGTGTGCTGCACGACAAAAAAGTAGCGTTTGATGGTGATAAGGAAAGCTTTACCAATGGCGGTGCCAAAGACCTCGACAAACAACTGCTTGAACTGATCAATCCAGCCGGTATCAACACCGCTTCGCTCAACTGGTTAACCTGA
- a CDS encoding ATP-binding response regulator, with the protein MTYSRLFHPVLLVQEIIHTGTAQLEGEEKKRVSIINTLSLASIVLCLIFGTAIYYLTGNIRILLPAYAEALLFVVVLLFNHFRLHNTAAILTALLHNTSIVYFSILMGMVAEVHLLFFFLVGAALTVFQGKPLLISVSIAISVICLVLCELNYYYNVIPPLDLSLSDQFLIRWVSIPAILVLDVITIYIYVRGLRRKNVLLQRKAAALEKADKDSRRQAMETSHEMRNPFNAVYGITQDLLMKVQQSDKYPELKSSVEHLYSASHNVLQILNNNLEHHRLEEGVTPQLETSTFNLREWAAETTNIYQYIANVRDVQIALEIEQGMPALIEGDKIKLTQVLNNLLFNAIKFTHAGSTVTVQINQALPNWQLHVKDSGAGIPEERLSTIFSPYVSEQHAFGGTGLGLPIVQRFAELMGGTVSVASKEGEGSVFTLTLPLVAAEEKVAEASVSKQLTIRSFKGVKALVIDDNEMSNMILSRFLERMECEVVSALSGEEGVKLADSMHPDIIFLDSHMPDMDGKDTLAVLQSMPVVRNAIVIAVSGDAAETSIGDLLKAGANGFMTKPIDLKALNDLMIKYESRIANKNAK; encoded by the coding sequence ATGACCTATTCTAGATTATTCCATCCTGTGCTTCTGGTACAGGAAATTATACATACGGGGACTGCTCAACTGGAAGGAGAAGAGAAGAAACGAGTCAGCATCATCAATACACTTAGTCTGGCTTCCATCGTATTATGTCTGATTTTTGGCACTGCGATTTATTATCTTACCGGCAACATCCGGATATTACTCCCCGCCTACGCTGAAGCCCTGTTGTTTGTGGTGGTGCTATTGTTTAACCACTTCCGGCTGCATAATACAGCAGCTATCCTCACCGCCTTGCTTCATAATACTTCCATCGTTTATTTCAGCATACTGATGGGGATGGTGGCGGAAGTTCATTTGCTGTTCTTTTTCCTCGTAGGCGCCGCTCTGACTGTTTTTCAGGGCAAACCACTGCTGATATCCGTCAGTATTGCCATCTCTGTAATATGTCTGGTACTCTGTGAACTCAATTATTATTACAACGTTATACCGCCGCTGGACCTGTCTCTTTCCGATCAGTTCCTGATCCGCTGGGTATCTATTCCTGCCATCCTGGTGCTGGACGTGATCACTATCTACATCTATGTGCGCGGGCTGCGGCGAAAAAATGTTTTATTGCAAAGGAAAGCGGCAGCCCTGGAAAAAGCAGACAAAGACAGCCGTCGTCAGGCGATGGAAACCTCTCATGAGATGAGGAATCCTTTTAACGCAGTATACGGTATCACGCAGGACCTGCTGATGAAGGTGCAGCAGAGTGATAAATATCCCGAATTAAAATCCTCTGTGGAGCATCTATATTCCGCCTCCCATAATGTGTTGCAGATTCTCAACAATAATCTTGAACATCACCGGTTAGAGGAAGGCGTTACTCCTCAACTCGAAACCAGTACTTTTAATTTGCGGGAATGGGCTGCGGAAACCACGAATATTTATCAGTATATCGCTAATGTGCGGGATGTGCAGATTGCGCTGGAGATTGAGCAGGGGATGCCCGCATTGATTGAAGGAGATAAAATTAAATTGACGCAGGTACTCAATAACCTGTTGTTTAACGCGATTAAGTTTACACATGCGGGCAGTACGGTAACCGTGCAGATCAACCAGGCGTTGCCTAACTGGCAGCTGCATGTAAAAGACAGTGGGGCCGGTATCCCGGAAGAAAGGCTCTCTACTATTTTTTCGCCGTATGTGTCTGAGCAGCATGCTTTTGGTGGCACCGGGCTGGGACTGCCTATTGTACAGCGTTTTGCGGAACTGATGGGAGGCACGGTGTCTGTAGCCAGCAAGGAAGGGGAAGGGTCTGTATTTACCTTGACATTACCGCTGGTGGCCGCAGAAGAAAAGGTGGCGGAGGCGTCTGTATCGAAACAGCTCACCATCCGTTCTTTCAAAGGGGTGAAAGCGCTGGTGATAGATGATAATGAAATGAGCAACATGATATTGTCCCGGTTTCTGGAACGAATGGAGTGTGAAGTAGTGTCGGCGCTGAGCGGGGAGGAAGGCGTGAAACTGGCGGACAGTATGCATCCGGACATTATTTTTCTTGACTCCCATATGCCGGACATGGATGGAAAGGATACGCTGGCTGTTCTGCAAAGTATGCCGGTGGTCCGCAATGCCATTGTTATCGCGGTTTCCGGCGATGCCGCCGAAACTTCCATTGGTGATTTACTGAAAGCAGGTGCCAATGGTTTCATGACCAAACCCATTGACCTGAAAGCCCTGAACGACCTCATGATAAAATACGAATCACGAATTGCGAACAAAAATGCGAAGTGA